One Equus quagga isolate Etosha38 chromosome 5, UCLA_HA_Equagga_1.0, whole genome shotgun sequence genomic window carries:
- the C5H1orf122 gene encoding uncharacterized protein C1orf122 homolog, translating into MEWGPGSDWSRGEAAGVDRGKAGLGLGGRPPPQPPRDERAQQLLDAVEQRQRQLLDTIAACEEMLRQLGRRRPEPAGGGNVSGKPGAPPQPAVSARGGFPKDAGDGAAEP; encoded by the exons ATGGAATGGGGCCCGGGCTCAGACTGGTCACGGGG GGAGGCTGCCGGCGTGGACCGTGGGAAGGCGGGGCTGGGGCTCGGCGGGAGGCCACCCCCGCAGCCGCCCCGGGATGAGCGCGCCCAGCAGCTGCTGGACGCGGTGgagcagcggcagcggcagctCCTGGACACCATCGCCGCCTGCGAGGAGATGCTGCGGCAGCTGGGCCGCCGGCGCCCGGAGCCGGCTGGTGGCGGG AACGTCTCAGGCAAACCTGGAGCGCCCCCTCAGCCAGCTGTCTCCGCCAGAGGTGGCTTTCCAAAGGATGCTGGCGATGGAGCTGCGGAGCCCTGA